From one Bifidobacterium sp. WK012_4_13 genomic stretch:
- the tsaD gene encoding tRNA (adenosine(37)-N6)-threonylcarbamoyltransferase complex transferase subunit TsaD yields the protein MSERTALDAAEHTAGRSRGTTVLGIESTCDETAAAIVRGRTLVSNVVASSMEQHARYGGVIPEIASRAHAEAFVPVVSKALEDADMTLDDIDAIAVSAGPGLAGCLAVGVSGAKALAAASGKPLYGINHVIGHIAVTQLQFGDFPDDVLALIVSGGHTSLLHVQDVARHVDVVGTTLDDAAGECFDKIARLLGFPYPGGPHIDRHAQHGDSHAIHVPQGLTQGKSAAKHPYDFSFSGVKTAVARWVEEQQGLGREIPIDDVCASLADSVASVLARKAIAGCRQYGSDTLIVGGGFSANSQLRSRLVEEGERNGISIRIPRIALCTDNGAMVAMLGVNLVDAGICPSAPDFGIDSAMPMDRIVM from the coding sequence ATGTCAGAACGAACGGCGTTGGACGCTGCAGAACATACGGCAGGGCGTTCCCGTGGAACGACGGTGCTGGGAATAGAATCGACGTGTGATGAAACCGCGGCTGCGATAGTCCGTGGCAGGACCCTGGTGTCGAACGTCGTGGCATCCTCGATGGAACAGCATGCCCGGTATGGCGGGGTCATTCCAGAGATCGCTTCGCGTGCCCATGCGGAGGCGTTCGTTCCCGTTGTCTCGAAGGCCCTCGAGGATGCCGATATGACGCTTGACGACATCGATGCCATCGCGGTTTCCGCAGGGCCGGGATTGGCAGGATGCCTTGCTGTCGGGGTTTCAGGGGCAAAGGCCCTGGCAGCCGCCAGCGGAAAGCCGCTGTATGGCATCAACCATGTCATCGGCCATATCGCTGTGACCCAGCTGCAGTTCGGGGATTTCCCGGACGATGTCCTGGCTCTGATCGTCTCTGGCGGGCATACGTCGCTGCTCCACGTACAGGACGTCGCAAGACATGTCGATGTCGTGGGAACGACGCTTGACGATGCAGCGGGCGAGTGCTTTGACAAGATCGCCAGATTGCTTGGATTCCCATATCCAGGAGGTCCCCACATCGATCGCCATGCCCAGCACGGCGACTCTCACGCGATTCATGTGCCCCAAGGACTCACTCAGGGCAAGTCTGCCGCAAAGCATCCTTATGATTTTAGCTTCTCCGGTGTGAAGACTGCCGTGGCACGCTGGGTCGAGGAGCAGCAGGGGCTTGGCAGGGAAATTCCCATCGATGATGTCTGCGCTTCGCTGGCTGACTCGGTTGCTTCCGTTCTCGCAAGGAAGGCGATTGCCGGGTGCAGGCAATATGGCTCTGACACGCTTATCGTCGGTGGTGGATTCTCCGCGAATTCCCAGCTGCGTTCTCGCCTCGTGGAGGAAGGGGAGAGGAACGGGATCTCCATTCGCATTCCACGCATTGCGCTGTGCACCGATAACGGGGCGATGGTCGCCATGCTGGGCGTGAATCTCGTCGATGCTGGCATTTGTCCCTCAGCACCCGATTTCGGCATTGATTCGGCGATGCCGATGGACAGAATCGTGATGTGA
- the rimI gene encoding ribosomal protein S18-alanine N-acetyltransferase, with product MIRAVQESDIRQIVSIEARLFGKGAWTYAMVRQELNAPARTYLVDVADSLAADLPDGEERRIRGYGGFWYDGDDAELMTIGVDAPYQRQGIGSAILEALLTQAATQGARRMLLEVRVDNDAAISMYEAFGFARIGLRRRYYQPEGVDAYTMAVDIGQSRGSGESKGDE from the coding sequence ATGATTCGCGCCGTTCAGGAGTCTGACATTCGGCAGATCGTGTCGATTGAGGCGCGGCTGTTCGGCAAAGGTGCATGGACCTATGCGATGGTTCGTCAGGAACTCAACGCACCGGCGCGCACCTATCTCGTGGATGTCGCCGATTCGCTGGCCGCAGACCTTCCAGACGGCGAGGAACGGCGAATCCGAGGATATGGAGGTTTCTGGTATGACGGTGACGATGCCGAACTCATGACCATAGGCGTCGATGCCCCATACCAGCGTCAGGGGATCGGAAGCGCGATCCTCGAAGCCTTGCTGACGCAGGCCGCCACTCAGGGAGCCCGAAGAATGCTGCTTGAGGTGCGCGTCGATAATGATGCGGCGATTTCGATGTACGAGGCATTCGGCTTTGCGCGCATCGGCCTGCGCAGACGCTACTATCAGCCGGAAGGTGTGGACGCATATACGATGGCTGTGGACATAGGGCAGTCTCGCGGATCCGGTGAATCGAAGGGTGATGAGTGA
- the tsaB gene encoding tRNA (adenosine(37)-N6)-threonylcarbamoyltransferase complex dimerization subunit type 1 TsaB, which translates to MRERKGGTQAEGPILVIDTSFGSTVGIVGQRPISQSDSRSHVENLQPNIDRAVTEAGLSLGDIATIVVGVGPAPFTGLRAGIVTAKALAFATGATLIGQNVLEPEAAWMGTHSRCDETDAPCGEDESQGLADVTGSGRSQDASHLVLAVNDARRKQLYFGLYLVNPRSEGKDESADCASGSLPPVVPVDAVMPIDIDYPDNIVSRVNTYLEDLSQRSANIRVDVMGHGIERYAEILNGIECLQRMHEGSVLESGTEGIEAFAALAMAHHRDGDDTTANPMYVRRPDVQMPNPLKRVVNPS; encoded by the coding sequence GTGCGCGAACGGAAGGGCGGAACCCAGGCAGAGGGTCCCATACTCGTGATCGACACGTCCTTTGGCTCGACCGTTGGCATCGTCGGACAAAGGCCGATCTCACAGAGCGATTCGAGGTCGCATGTCGAGAATCTGCAGCCCAACATAGACCGCGCCGTGACAGAGGCTGGACTTTCCTTGGGCGACATCGCCACGATCGTCGTCGGTGTCGGCCCTGCACCCTTCACAGGTCTGCGTGCAGGCATCGTCACCGCAAAGGCCCTCGCCTTCGCCACGGGTGCGACCCTGATAGGCCAGAACGTATTGGAGCCCGAGGCCGCATGGATGGGAACTCATTCGCGCTGCGACGAAACGGATGCGCCGTGTGGCGAAGACGAATCCCAGGGGCTGGCCGATGTCACGGGAAGCGGACGCTCACAGGACGCCAGCCATCTGGTACTGGCAGTGAACGATGCCCGTCGCAAGCAACTCTATTTTGGGCTGTACCTGGTGAATCCTCGTTCGGAGGGCAAGGACGAATCCGCGGACTGCGCATCGGGTTCACTGCCACCGGTCGTGCCGGTCGATGCGGTCATGCCGATTGACATCGACTACCCCGACAACATCGTGTCGCGGGTCAACACCTATCTCGAAGACCTGTCACAGCGCTCGGCGAACATCAGGGTTGACGTCATGGGACATGGGATCGAGCGATATGCCGAAATCCTGAACGGCATCGAATGCCTGCAAAGGATGCACGAAGGGTCAGTCTTGGAATCCGGAACGGAAGGCATCGAGGCCTTCGCCGCGCTCGCCATGGCGCATCATCGCGATGGCGACGACACCACGGCCAATCCGATGTATGTCAGAAGACCCGATGTGCAGATGCCCAATCCCTTGAAGAGAGTGGTGAATCCATCATGA
- the tsaE gene encoding tRNA (adenosine(37)-N6)-threonylcarbamoyltransferase complex ATPase subunit type 1 TsaE, translated as MRSLGSRLAGLVQGGDVIVLSGPLGAGKTTLAQGFGRGLGIEKPIVSPTFTIARELNGKFADGRDAHLIHVDAYRLGSEGFEPGDGIRNRLLDELESLGLDEELESPGESSVVLMEWGERMAQELAPERLEIHIERPSGTEPSNAAGNASAGSSVDKGTYDKGAYGPGAAEASQRDEELTSNGTREVCLRGVGSAWAHRMQELREAL; from the coding sequence ATGAGATCATTGGGTTCACGGCTCGCCGGACTCGTTCAGGGCGGTGACGTGATCGTGCTCTCAGGCCCTCTGGGCGCGGGAAAAACCACGCTCGCTCAAGGTTTTGGACGTGGACTCGGCATTGAGAAGCCCATAGTTTCGCCAACGTTCACCATTGCAAGGGAACTGAATGGAAAATTCGCAGATGGCAGGGACGCACACCTGATTCATGTCGATGCATATCGTCTGGGAAGCGAGGGGTTCGAGCCAGGGGACGGCATCAGGAACCGTCTGCTCGATGAGCTCGAATCGCTCGGACTCGATGAGGAGCTGGAAAGCCCGGGCGAATCGAGTGTGGTGCTGATGGAATGGGGTGAGCGCATGGCCCAGGAACTCGCTCCAGAACGTTTGGAAATACATATAGAGCGTCCATCGGGAACCGAGCCTTCCAACGCAGCGGGCAATGCGAGCGCAGGATCGTCCGTCGACAAGGGGACCTACGACAAGGGCGCCTATGGACCTGGCGCAGCTGAGGCATCTCAGAGAGACGAAGAGCTCACCAGCAATGGGACACGCGAGGTTTGCCTGAGGGGAGTAGGCTCTGCTTGGGCTCATAGAATGCAGGAACTTCGGGAGGCTTTGTGA
- the holA gene encoding DNA polymerase III subunit delta: MANRRSRHAAMTVIVGGDDYLNQLNVHDAERAACAERPDAEVIELDASDCDSYGFDEAVSPTLLSDVSIVVLRNLQQASEGLGSALERFCTDASGNPGDSSVVICQHEGGNKGKRLLNSLKGKGADLKMVPDLKKFDAKINFVYSLFEQRKRRIEPLAAQQLVNVLGDRTGELAAMCAQLCFDFDEDPISQATADGYLISDPQVTGFAVADKAVAGDVTGAIIGLRAAIEQGIAPLALIGALALKLRTLAKASAIRHGAISQAEAKASPWQLRAAARELSGWSSEGLGRCIQSLALADEQCKSNGGDPLYALERAVGAIAAKGANSNGNGMMSRNQGRY, encoded by the coding sequence ATGGCAAATAGGCGGAGTCGGCATGCGGCTATGACAGTGATTGTCGGGGGAGACGACTACCTCAATCAGCTCAACGTGCATGATGCCGAACGCGCTGCCTGCGCCGAACGGCCGGATGCTGAGGTCATCGAACTGGATGCATCCGATTGCGACTCCTACGGCTTCGACGAGGCAGTGAGCCCCACCTTGCTCAGCGATGTCTCAATCGTCGTTCTGCGCAACCTGCAGCAGGCGAGTGAAGGCCTCGGCAGCGCGCTTGAACGCTTCTGCACGGATGCGAGCGGAAATCCAGGCGATTCCAGCGTCGTGATCTGCCAGCATGAAGGCGGGAACAAGGGCAAGCGGCTGCTCAACTCGCTGAAGGGCAAGGGTGCCGACCTGAAGATGGTTCCCGACCTGAAGAAGTTCGACGCGAAGATCAACTTCGTCTATTCGCTGTTCGAGCAGCGGAAAAGACGCATTGAGCCCTTGGCGGCCCAGCAGCTGGTGAATGTTCTTGGAGACCGCACTGGCGAGCTTGCAGCCATGTGTGCTCAGCTTTGCTTCGACTTCGACGAGGATCCGATATCGCAGGCGACTGCCGACGGATATTTGATCTCAGACCCGCAGGTTACGGGATTCGCGGTTGCCGACAAGGCTGTCGCAGGCGATGTGACAGGGGCCATCATTGGGCTGCGTGCGGCGATAGAGCAGGGGATCGCACCCTTGGCGCTGATCGGCGCGCTCGCATTGAAGCTTCGGACTCTGGCAAAGGCATCCGCAATAAGGCATGGAGCGATATCGCAGGCAGAGGCCAAGGCTAGCCCATGGCAGCTGCGCGCGGCCGCCCGTGAGCTTTCCGGTTGGTCGTCAGAGGGGTTGGGACGGTGCATTCAGAGCCTCGCCTTGGCGGACGAGCAGTGCAAGAGCAACGGCGGCGATCCGCTATATGCCCTTGAGCGAGCGGTCGGCGCAATTGCGGCAAAGGGCGCAAACTCGAATGGCAATGGCATGATGTCTAGAAATCAAGGACGATACTGA
- a CDS encoding ComEC/Rec2 family competence protein: MSVWVTALLMSKAFPHGPLAAGMAVETIRRAMPVLAVAVTVIAIGIIASLPLLNDWKRHICNWVLRLLPSVMAVVAGSVITIIACFVSIMGAQAGNPLTNAAYSHLSRVSVDSIIVIDQPWQRSARMGYDFMARCTLVSVRHNGVEAFAQLAVRLFVQGDVSNLERGGSYAMSGMLERSGWNDDEPWISATIESGQVDDASSMDKAAGHDDTHGTDTSAISEGPIAVRSPPLHWRAVDAMHRSFARVVGGLSDQGRLLVTGLTLGTDTEMQLGISEDDDIPPIDENYVQRSKDQFKAAGIIHLMAVSGSHFMLIPMICRWVRAIFRLPRSVIALVHGCFAIALSGMVFPSDSVLRAASTTAGIGSLTMLVGRRGQSVHQLRVVIAFALIVHPPLARSYGFALSCAAVLGIGLWSGRLTAWLRSVMPLGMAEAIAVTVSAQALTLPIQVLLQPEITVLSIPANLVVAPFTAVATICGLLALLVSWCAPQLGWPLVWMASCATAIIDRCAAMFAEIEWSTLPWARGIPGAAFVLFAEVIFVACFVGVRRFIVAFRRTRNPVEWEFGELHGVHHEASRLDSMRLWWASTMSLIDLHGSPGLSRSRGVNTFRAKHDVQR, from the coding sequence GTGTCGGTGTGGGTGACGGCCCTGCTGATGTCCAAGGCGTTCCCTCACGGTCCGCTTGCTGCTGGAATGGCAGTGGAGACGATACGCCGGGCAATGCCTGTCTTGGCTGTGGCGGTGACTGTTATCGCCATTGGAATCATTGCGAGTCTGCCACTTTTGAACGACTGGAAACGGCATATCTGCAATTGGGTGCTTCGATTGCTGCCTTCGGTGATGGCCGTCGTTGCGGGAAGCGTCATCACGATCATTGCATGCTTCGTTTCGATCATGGGAGCGCAGGCGGGCAATCCCTTGACGAATGCGGCATATTCCCATTTATCCAGAGTGAGCGTGGATTCGATCATCGTCATCGATCAGCCTTGGCAGCGCTCTGCGCGAATGGGATATGACTTCATGGCCCGGTGCACTCTCGTGTCCGTCAGGCACAACGGTGTCGAGGCATTCGCACAGCTTGCAGTCAGACTATTCGTGCAGGGCGATGTCTCGAATCTCGAGCGTGGCGGGAGCTATGCGATGTCGGGAATGCTCGAACGATCCGGCTGGAACGATGACGAACCATGGATAAGCGCGACAATCGAATCAGGACAGGTGGATGACGCGTCATCGATGGACAAGGCCGCTGGTCATGATGACACTCACGGCACTGACACGTCTGCAATCTCGGAGGGACCGATTGCCGTAAGGTCTCCGCCCCTGCACTGGCGTGCAGTGGACGCGATGCATCGGAGTTTTGCCAGAGTGGTAGGCGGATTGAGCGATCAAGGGCGACTTCTGGTGACGGGCCTGACCTTGGGAACCGATACGGAGATGCAGCTCGGCATCAGTGAGGACGATGACATTCCACCGATCGACGAGAACTATGTCCAGCGAAGTAAGGATCAGTTCAAAGCCGCTGGAATCATTCACCTTATGGCGGTGTCTGGAAGCCATTTCATGCTCATTCCCATGATCTGCCGTTGGGTGAGAGCAATCTTCAGACTGCCCAGGTCCGTGATCGCTCTGGTGCACGGATGCTTCGCCATCGCGCTGAGCGGGATGGTCTTTCCCTCCGACTCGGTTTTGCGTGCCGCATCAACGACTGCCGGAATCGGTTCGTTGACGATGCTCGTTGGCAGAAGAGGACAGAGCGTGCACCAGCTGCGTGTGGTGATTGCATTCGCACTGATCGTGCATCCTCCACTTGCACGAAGCTACGGCTTTGCGCTCTCATGCGCCGCAGTGCTGGGCATCGGTCTGTGGTCAGGGCGATTGACGGCGTGGCTGCGCTCGGTGATGCCGCTGGGCATGGCCGAGGCAATCGCGGTGACGGTTTCAGCCCAGGCGCTCACGCTTCCCATTCAGGTTCTGCTGCAGCCAGAGATTACCGTGCTATCGATTCCGGCGAATCTAGTCGTCGCACCCTTCACGGCGGTGGCGACAATATGCGGCTTGCTGGCACTCCTCGTCTCCTGGTGCGCACCACAGCTTGGCTGGCCGCTGGTCTGGATGGCGAGTTGCGCGACAGCCATCATCGATCGGTGTGCTGCGATGTTCGCAGAGATCGAATGGTCAACGCTGCCATGGGCGCGTGGAATTCCAGGTGCTGCGTTCGTGCTTTTCGCCGAAGTGATCTTCGTGGCCTGCTTCGTGGGAGTGCGACGATTCATCGTTGCCTTCCGCAGGACGCGCAATCCAGTCGAATGGGAGTTCGGCGAGCTTCACGGAGTTCACCATGAAGCCTCGAGGCTTGACAGCATGCGACTCTGGTGGGCTTCGACGATGTCTCTGATCGACCTGCATGGCTCGCCAGGCCTGAGCCGGTCACGCGGAGTCAACACCTTCCGCGCCAAGCATGATGTCCAGCGATGA
- a CDS encoding ComEA family DNA-binding protein — translation MDAHTTRLRRIAGSREHDKDSANAEDSLDAQGGLNIRQGLDVEKRLDARQGLNGSGQDLLTELTSMKSAAIPVPSLSKDAPFDMEHETDMPIERLKLSGMKPSLGAHSESFSGIHARTQPRLVFTQAQAIVVILILVCALAASMTLLIRQRIHYGNSQDLAALALSRSTESNGNAAEDAGNDAGDDADENAQSGTGADASSESAAQQSMETDTGNSVDATDDEQGALSSQQPTQTAESDSRININTADANELMTLNGVGPVTAEKILEYRKRAGKFVSVDELLEVSGIGAKTLEKLRSQVRVQ, via the coding sequence ATGGATGCGCACACTACTCGTCTCAGACGAATCGCAGGATCTCGGGAACATGACAAGGATTCGGCGAATGCCGAGGACAGTCTGGATGCCCAGGGCGGTCTGAATATCAGGCAGGGTCTGGATGTTGAGAAACGTCTGGATGCCAGGCAAGGTCTGAATGGATCAGGCCAGGATCTGCTGACGGAGCTGACTTCGATGAAATCAGCAGCGATTCCGGTCCCGTCGCTTTCCAAGGATGCGCCGTTCGATATGGAGCACGAAACGGATATGCCAATCGAAAGGCTGAAACTCTCGGGAATGAAGCCATCACTGGGAGCGCATTCCGAGTCTTTCTCGGGGATTCACGCGCGGACGCAGCCAAGACTCGTCTTCACGCAGGCGCAGGCCATCGTCGTGATACTCATTCTTGTCTGCGCTCTGGCGGCAAGCATGACCTTGTTGATACGGCAGCGAATCCATTATGGGAACAGCCAGGATCTGGCGGCTCTCGCCTTGAGCAGAAGCACTGAATCGAACGGGAACGCGGCTGAGGATGCTGGAAATGACGCCGGAGATGACGCTGATGAGAATGCCCAGAGCGGCACTGGAGCGGATGCCTCCTCGGAGTCTGCGGCCCAGCAGTCCATGGAAACGGACACGGGGAATTCCGTGGATGCGACTGATGATGAACAGGGGGCCTTGTCTTCTCAGCAACCGACGCAGACTGCCGAATCCGACAGTCGGATAAATATCAACACCGCGGATGCCAATGAACTGATGACCCTCAATGGCGTAGGACCGGTGACGGCAGAGAAGATATTGGAGTATCGCAAGCGCGCGGGGAAATTCGTCAGTGTGGATGAATTGCTTGAAGTGAGTGGGATAGGCGCGAAAACCTTGGAGAAACTCAGATCTCAGGTGAGAGTCCAATGA
- the leuS gene encoding leucine--tRNA ligase: protein MAFEQDNNGQADVPAEPEYRYNAELAQHIEGKWQDRWQRQGSFWAANLDGELTDGDGNHADGRTPYFVMDMFPYPSGKGLHVGHPLGYIATDVVSRYHRMKGENVLHAMGYDAFGLPAEQYAVQTGQHPRVTTEQNIANMRRQLHRLGLSFDDRRSFATIDPGYMRWTQWIFTKIYNSWYDPEFVRKDGGKGSARPIEELVEAFKSGRHTIPGHESESWDALSEQEQSDVLNDFRLAYISKSPVNWCPGLGTVLANEEVTSEGRSERGNFPVFQRELRQWSMRITAYGHRLIADLDTLDWPEKVKLMQRNWIGESHGASVHFSVETPSGVKDMKVYTTRPDTLFGTTFAVVSPEHALLDSVPAAWPADIPSDMAELWTGGYATPAEAVHAYRLEAEKKTSKDRVDEQNEKTGLFTGLYATNPITGAKLPIFTADYVLMDYGTGAIMAVPGGDDRDYDFATKFGLPVVYTVKPLPDSGDDLSNYEGKAAFVSHDGIVINSSTEKTEKLGDALSLDGLRVDDAIARVTAWLQKAKVGEGTVSYRLRDWLFSRQRYWGEPFPIVYDDDNVPHTLPDSMLPVNLPEVPDYTPKTYDPEDADTNPEAPLSRNDDWVHVTLDLGDGPKRYHRDTNTMPNWAGSCWYYLRYLDPDDAQHMVDPAECEYWLGPNHNSTAGESGGVDLYVGGVEHAVLHLLYSRFWHKVLYDLGFVDSMEPFHKLFNQGMIQAYAYTDSRGQYVPAAEVEEHQEGSETTYIWNGEPAFQEFGKMGKSLKNIITPDDMYATYGADTFRLYEMSMGPLSESRPWNTRNVVGGMRFLQRLWRNVLDESTGDVKVVDDQPDLKTLKLLHNTIHDVTEEMEAMRPNTAISRLIVLNNHLTSLQAVPRSAVEPLIVMLAPVAPHICEELWERLGHEDSLSAAAWPVEEERYLGKDNVTAVVQVKGKIRGKLEVSPDISADELQALALALPTVQEHLGGKPPRKIIVKAPKIVSVVPQP from the coding sequence ATGGCTTTTGAACAGGATAACAATGGGCAGGCTGACGTTCCAGCCGAACCTGAATATCGATACAATGCAGAACTCGCTCAGCACATCGAAGGCAAGTGGCAGGATCGCTGGCAGCGGCAGGGCAGCTTCTGGGCTGCGAATCTTGATGGTGAGCTCACCGATGGCGATGGCAATCATGCCGATGGCCGCACGCCGTATTTCGTCATGGACATGTTCCCCTATCCTTCAGGCAAGGGCTTGCATGTCGGTCATCCTCTTGGATACATCGCCACCGATGTGGTGAGCAGATACCACCGCATGAAGGGCGAGAACGTGCTTCATGCCATGGGCTATGATGCCTTCGGACTTCCTGCCGAGCAGTATGCCGTGCAGACCGGTCAGCACCCCCGAGTCACCACCGAACAGAACATTGCCAATATGCGCCGTCAGCTCCACCGCCTGGGTCTGAGCTTTGACGACCGCCGTTCATTCGCCACGATCGATCCAGGATACATGCGCTGGACGCAGTGGATCTTCACGAAGATCTACAACTCCTGGTATGACCCTGAGTTCGTACGCAAGGATGGCGGCAAGGGTTCGGCGCGTCCGATCGAGGAGCTTGTCGAGGCCTTCAAGAGTGGCAGGCACACGATTCCTGGCCACGAGTCCGAGTCATGGGATGCGCTGAGCGAGCAGGAGCAGAGCGATGTGCTCAACGACTTCCGTCTGGCTTACATCTCAAAGTCTCCGGTGAACTGGTGCCCCGGCTTGGGCACGGTTCTGGCGAACGAGGAAGTCACCTCCGAGGGCCGTTCGGAGCGTGGAAACTTCCCCGTGTTCCAGCGTGAGCTTCGCCAGTGGTCGATGCGCATCACCGCGTATGGCCACCGTCTGATAGCAGATCTGGACACGCTCGACTGGCCGGAGAAGGTCAAGCTCATGCAGCGCAACTGGATTGGCGAATCGCATGGCGCTTCGGTCCATTTCTCGGTTGAAACGCCTTCTGGCGTCAAGGACATGAAGGTCTATACGACTCGTCCTGACACGCTGTTCGGCACCACCTTCGCGGTAGTATCTCCCGAGCATGCCTTGCTTGACAGCGTTCCAGCCGCCTGGCCTGCCGACATTCCATCCGATATGGCTGAGCTCTGGACTGGGGGCTATGCAACGCCTGCCGAGGCGGTCCACGCATACCGTCTCGAAGCGGAGAAGAAGACATCGAAGGATCGCGTCGACGAGCAGAACGAAAAGACCGGCCTGTTCACCGGACTCTATGCGACGAATCCGATAACCGGTGCGAAGCTTCCGATCTTCACCGCCGACTATGTGCTTATGGACTATGGCACGGGTGCGATCATGGCCGTTCCTGGCGGCGATGACCGCGACTATGATTTCGCGACGAAGTTCGGGCTTCCCGTGGTCTATACCGTCAAGCCTTTGCCTGATTCTGGCGATGACCTGAGCAACTATGAGGGCAAGGCTGCGTTCGTATCTCATGATGGCATCGTGATCAATTCTTCGACTGAAAAGACCGAAAAGCTGGGCGACGCGCTGTCGCTTGATGGGCTTCGCGTCGATGATGCCATCGCTCGAGTGACCGCGTGGCTGCAGAAGGCGAAGGTTGGCGAGGGTACGGTTTCGTACCGTCTGCGCGACTGGCTGTTCTCGCGTCAGCGGTATTGGGGCGAACCGTTCCCAATCGTGTATGATGACGACAACGTGCCTCACACGCTGCCAGACAGCATGCTGCCGGTGAATCTGCCGGAGGTGCCTGACTACACGCCGAAGACATATGATCCCGAAGATGCCGACACCAATCCCGAGGCACCGTTGAGCCGCAACGACGACTGGGTGCATGTCACCCTCGATCTTGGCGACGGGCCGAAGCGGTATCATCGCGACACCAACACGATGCCGAACTGGGCGGGTTCGTGCTGGTACTATCTGCGCTACCTCGATCCGGACGACGCGCAGCACATGGTCGATCCCGCCGAATGCGAGTATTGGCTTGGACCAAACCATAATTCGACCGCGGGCGAGTCGGGTGGAGTCGACCTCTATGTCGGCGGGGTGGAGCATGCGGTGCTGCACCTTCTCTATTCGCGTTTCTGGCACAAGGTGCTCTACGATCTTGGCTTCGTCGATTCGATGGAACCATTCCACAAGCTCTTCAACCAGGGCATGATTCAGGCGTATGCATACACCGACAGCCGCGGACAATACGTGCCTGCCGCCGAGGTCGAGGAACATCAGGAAGGTTCCGAGACCACCTACATATGGAATGGCGAGCCAGCTTTCCAGGAATTCGGCAAGATGGGCAAGAGCCTGAAGAACATCATCACGCCGGATGACATGTACGCCACCTATGGCGCGGATACCTTCCGCCTGTATGAGATGAGCATGGGACCTCTTTCGGAGTCGCGCCCGTGGAACACGCGCAATGTGGTCGGCGGCATGAGATTCCTGCAGCGTCTGTGGCGCAACGTGCTCGACGAGAGTACCGGCGATGTCAAGGTCGTCGACGATCAGCCCGACTTGAAGACCTTGAAGCTCCTGCACAATACGATTCATGACGTGACGGAGGAGATGGAGGCGATGCGTCCGAATACCGCCATTTCTCGCCTGATTGTGCTCAACAATCATCTGACGTCATTGCAGGCGGTGCCGCGTTCGGCCGTCGAGCCCTTGATCGTGATGCTGGCTCCTGTCGCACCGCATATCTGCGAGGAGCTGTGGGAGAGGCTCGGCCATGAGGATTCGCTTTCCGCAGCGGCATGGCCGGTCGAAGAGGAACGCTATCTTGGCAAGGACAATGTCACCGCGGTGGTGCAGGTGAAGGGCAAGATTCGTGGAAAGCTTGAGGTTTCGCCCGACATTTCGGCAGACGAGCTGCAAGCTTTGGCTTTGGCGCTTCCGACGGTTCAGGAGCATCTTGGTGGCAAGCCACCGCGCAAAATCATCGTCAAGGCGCCGAAAATTGTCTCTGTGGTCCCTCAACCCTGA